One Candidatus Liberimonas magnetica genomic window carries:
- the deoC gene encoding deoxyribose-phosphate aldolase: MKKENIAQFIDYTLLRPDATKKEIKKLCKDALAYNFSSVCVNPCHVNYCKKLLGKNNVKVCSVIGFPFGASTTEIKVCEALDAVKNGADELDMVINIGALKSGDMRFVLNDIKAVRKAAGSRVLKVIIETCYLTKKEKITVAKLIKRAKADFIKTSTGFGPSGANLGDIKLIRKTIGSDIGIKAAGGIRTSFDALKFINAGATRLGTSRNLVKGS; encoded by the coding sequence ATGAAAAAAGAAAATATCGCTCAGTTCATAGATTACACTTTGTTAAGGCCGGATGCAACAAAAAAAGAAATAAAAAAACTCTGCAAAGATGCTCTGGCATATAATTTTTCCAGCGTTTGTGTGAACCCCTGCCATGTAAACTATTGCAAAAAGCTCCTTGGGAAAAATAATGTAAAAGTCTGTTCTGTAATAGGTTTTCCGTTTGGAGCTTCTACGACAGAAATAAAGGTCTGTGAAGCTTTAGATGCCGTAAAGAACGGTGCCGATGAGCTTGACATGGTAATAAATATCGGAGCCTTGAAGTCAGGTGATATGAGATTTGTTTTAAATGATATAAAAGCTGTAAGAAAAGCCGCAGGAAGCAGGGTGCTTAAAGTAATCATAGAGACTTGCTATTTGACAAAGAAAGAAAAAATAACAGTTGCTAAACTGATAAAAAGAGCAAAAGCTGATTTTATTAAAACTTCTACAGGATTTGGGCCGTCAGGTGCCAACTTGGGAGATATAAAACTGATTAGAAAGACCATAGGTTCTGATATCGGGATTAAAGCGGCAGGCGGGATTAGAACATCGTTCGATGCGCTCAAGTTTATTAATGCCGGTGCAACCCGGCTAGGAACATCCCGTAATTTGGTCAAAGGATCCTAA
- the tpiA gene encoding triose-phosphate isomerase, with protein sequence MNKRKPLLAGNWKMHKNVAEALELVTGLKNNLSDVKDRDILVCPAFTALNSVSKVLKGSNINLGAQNVHWEAKGAFTGEIAVPMLLDAECKYVIIGHSERRQYFGETDETVNKRIKAVFTAGLIPIACIGETLEEREKNITFNVIERQMKNGLKGLTQEQADILVIAYEPVWAIGTGKTASPQQAEEVHAYIRKLYKEMYGQDSSDKIRILYGGSVKPDNTAELMKQPNIDGALVGGASLEIESFTKIVKYK encoded by the coding sequence TTGAATAAACGCAAGCCCTTATTAGCCGGAAACTGGAAAATGCACAAGAACGTAGCTGAAGCTTTGGAACTGGTAACAGGCCTAAAGAACAATTTGTCGGATGTGAAAGACAGGGATATACTTGTCTGTCCTGCCTTTACTGCGCTAAATTCGGTATCAAAAGTTTTAAAAGGATCAAATATAAACCTTGGTGCACAGAATGTACACTGGGAAGCCAAAGGAGCTTTTACGGGGGAGATAGCTGTACCGATGCTTCTGGATGCCGAATGTAAATATGTTATTATAGGGCATTCTGAACGGCGCCAGTATTTTGGCGAAACCGATGAAACCGTGAACAAAAGGATCAAAGCGGTTTTTACAGCAGGTCTTATTCCTATCGCATGTATAGGAGAGACTTTAGAAGAAAGAGAAAAAAACATTACTTTTAATGTCATTGAACGCCAAATGAAGAACGGCCTTAAAGGATTGACCCAAGAACAAGCTGATATTTTAGTAATAGCCTATGAACCGGTATGGGCAATAGGAACAGGAAAGACAGCTTCTCCGCAACAAGCTGAGGAAGTGCATGCTTATATAAGAAAACTGTACAAAGAAATGTACGGGCAGGATTCTTCGGATAAAATAAGGATACTTTACGGCGGATCGGTAAAACCGGATAACACAGCTGAATTAATGAAACAGCCTAATATTGACGGAGCCCTTGTGGGCGGAGCAAGTTTAGAGATAGAGTCTTTTACAAAAATCGTAAAATACAAATAA
- a CDS encoding tetratricopeptide repeat protein: MIFLKLIFGIFFLFLGLIYLYKPNLVLAINRIARDIFFNDKTVLLERKKLAILLFCVAFISLYMGLTSLASFFENQNKKIWFIEPIKYSMYIATQDYYAGRYKSAIERYIKILPLSDDQQNVLKCMAFTYMEMGEKDKAKALFDKLLQLDPDDQVVKIKLQKLKANNENKSN; this comes from the coding sequence ATGATTTTTTTAAAATTGATTTTTGGTATTTTTTTCCTGTTTTTAGGATTAATTTACCTATATAAACCAAACCTTGTTTTGGCAATAAACAGAATAGCCAGAGATATATTTTTTAATGACAAGACAGTTTTACTAGAAAGAAAGAAATTAGCTATCCTGTTATTTTGTGTGGCCTTTATTTCTTTATATATGGGGCTTACTAGTTTAGCATCTTTTTTTGAGAACCAGAATAAAAAAATTTGGTTCATTGAACCGATAAAATATTCGATGTATATAGCAACTCAGGATTACTATGCAGGAAGGTATAAGAGTGCCATTGAAAGGTACATTAAGATACTTCCTCTGTCCGATGACCAGCAGAATGTGCTGAAATGCATGGCTTTTACATATATGGAAATGGGAGAAAAAGATAAGGCAAAAGCATTATTTGATAAATTGCTCCAATTAGATCCTGATGACCAGGTAGTTAAAATAAAACTGCAAAAATTAAAGGCTAATAATGAAAACAAGTCAAACTAG
- a CDS encoding shikimate dehydrogenase: MKTSQTRLTGIFGYPIKHTLSPLMHNTAFKYLNLDFFYLPFEIKPEELKEAIHAIRVLNIAGVNLTIPHKENALKFLDKIDFLAKKIGSVNTLVNKNGILTGYNTDGLGFLKDLINHEINPRNKTAILVGAGGAGRAIASVLSHAGAKIIYITDKDEARAKKLVRSVKNSRFEPFIKWQKRIKETSLLVNATPLGMHDNDPSPVNIENLNKKTFVYDVIYNRKTKLLEFAKKVKARHCSGIGMLLNQGALAFELWTGKKAPVKVMEKALLKALNK; this comes from the coding sequence ATGAAAACAAGTCAAACTAGACTAACAGGCATTTTCGGTTATCCTATAAAACACACCTTATCTCCTCTAATGCATAATACGGCATTCAAGTATTTGAACCTTGATTTTTTTTATTTGCCTTTTGAAATAAAACCAGAGGAATTAAAAGAAGCGATACATGCTATCCGTGTGTTGAATATAGCAGGGGTAAACCTTACTATCCCTCATAAGGAAAATGCACTTAAATTCCTGGACAAAATCGACTTTTTAGCCAAGAAGATAGGGAGCGTCAATACTCTTGTCAACAAAAACGGCATTCTTACAGGCTATAATACTGACGGTCTTGGTTTCTTAAAAGATCTGATTAACCATGAAATAAATCCTAGAAATAAAACAGCAATTTTAGTAGGCGCAGGCGGCGCAGGCCGTGCTATAGCCTCTGTTTTAAGCCATGCCGGAGCAAAAATTATATACATAACCGATAAAGATGAAGCTAGGGCAAAAAAACTGGTAAGGTCTGTGAAAAATTCCAGGTTTGAGCCGTTTATTAAGTGGCAAAAAAGGATAAAAGAAACGAGTTTATTGGTAAACGCTACTCCCCTAGGGATGCACGACAATGACCCATCGCCAGTTAATATCGAAAATTTAAATAAAAAAACCTTTGTTTATGACGTTATATATAACCGTAAGACAAAGCTCCTGGAATTCGCTAAAAAGGTCAAAGCCAGGCATTGCAGCGGGATCGGCATGCTCCTTAATCAAGGCGCTCTTGCCTTTGAACTGTGGACCGGCAAAAAAGCCCCGGTGAAAGTTATGGAAAAAGCTCTATTAAAAGCTTTAAATAAATAA
- the ispD gene encoding 2-C-methyl-D-erythritol 4-phosphate cytidylyltransferase, producing MKAAVIIAAAGLSKRFGSKKPKQFLLLNKLPVFLWSVIAFLKIKEVKQIILVVPQDAVRILKKHEKKYGFTLIAGGKERFDSVKNGLKALNRNIDIVAIHDGARPLISTDTIRNCLNAAKKYGAAIAALDITDTVKLCDKSLAVKKTISRDLVWRAQTPQVFKREVIERAYSRLNSKNVTDDSQIVESSGYRVKIVKDRPSNIKITKPKDLLLCKLFVGNNLL from the coding sequence ATGAAAGCTGCTGTCATAATAGCTGCAGCAGGTTTAAGCAAAAGATTCGGCTCCAAAAAGCCAAAACAGTTTTTATTATTGAATAAACTGCCTGTTTTTCTATGGAGTGTTATCGCATTCTTGAAGATAAAAGAAGTTAAACAAATAATACTTGTTGTACCTCAGGATGCTGTAAGAATTCTAAAAAAACACGAAAAGAAGTACGGCTTCACACTTATAGCCGGCGGAAAAGAACGTTTTGATTCTGTTAAAAACGGGCTGAAAGCACTAAATAGAAATATCGATATCGTTGCTATTCATGACGGGGCAAGGCCCCTTATATCGACCGATACGATCAGAAACTGCTTAAATGCCGCAAAAAAATACGGTGCTGCCATTGCGGCACTTGATATAACCGATACTGTAAAGCTGTGCGACAAATCTTTGGCCGTTAAAAAAACTATCTCCCGCGACCTGGTCTGGAGGGCTCAAACACCTCAGGTCTTCAAAAGAGAGGTCATTGAGAGGGCTTATTCAAGATTAAATTCAAAAAATGTCACGGACGATTCCCAGATCGTGGAATCATCCGGATACAGAGTTAAAATCGTGAAGGACAGGCCCTCGAATATAAAGATCACAAAACCCAAAGACCTGCTACTTTGTAAACTCTTTGTAGGAAATAATTTATTATAG
- the ispF gene encoding 2-C-methyl-D-erythritol 2,4-cyclodiphosphate synthase, whose product MYIGLGYDVHRFTKKKPLVLGGITLKSPLGLLGHSDADVLTHSLMDAILGACGLKDIGHYFPNTDPRLRNISSFILLEKVLSLLKKQKKKVNNIDITIIAQKPKISPCVEKIKKNLSKTLRIPVSRIGLKATTNEKIGFIGRGEGIAAITVVSIL is encoded by the coding sequence ATGTATATCGGATTAGGCTATGATGTGCACAGGTTCACGAAAAAAAAGCCGCTGGTACTCGGGGGCATAACATTAAAAAGCCCTTTGGGCCTTTTGGGGCACAGCGACGCAGATGTCTTGACACATTCCCTCATGGACGCAATACTTGGCGCATGCGGCCTTAAGGATATTGGCCATTATTTCCCGAACACGGACCCGAGACTGAGAAACATATCAAGTTTTATTCTTCTTGAAAAGGTATTATCACTGCTCAAAAAACAAAAAAAGAAGGTAAATAACATAGATATTACGATAATAGCTCAAAAACCCAAAATAAGCCCTTGTGTAGAAAAAATTAAAAAAAACCTCTCTAAAACCCTAAGAATACCGGTTTCGCGCATCGGTTTAAAAGCTACTACAAACGAAAAAATAGGATTTATTGGAAGAGGAGAGGGCATAGCTGCAATAACCGTGGTTAGTATACTGTGA
- the cysS gene encoding cysteine--tRNA ligase → MLTYNTLSRKKEEFMPLKDKLVRMYVCGVTPYDEVHLGHARAYVTFDIIRRHFENTGFEVKHIQNFTDVDDKIINRAKETDILPSALAQKYIDSYFLEMDKLNIKRAAEYPRVTRNIPQIVEFVKLLIDKDYAYITEDGVYFSINKFPAYGKLSKRNLDELKSGARVEVDEKKNNPLDFALWKKTKQDEPEEVSWDSPWGKGRPGWHIECSVMSTNILGETFDIHGGGQDLIFPHHENELAQSEAATGKPFARYWIHNGFVTINKEKMSKSLGNFFTLKDIFKKYEPRVVRYFLLSQHYRMPLDFSEEALKQAKATLDELDSTYNKIKIKNIDLKAGYLEDVLSEFYSCLDDDFNTEKALSVMHILKNSILNNLYKADILWISKAHNTFVKMIEPSLGIKIQNNGYTREVKEKIEKREKARLEKNWAEADKQKKELLEMGAVFVIDTPEGKSISSASPDSPIFVRADKANE, encoded by the coding sequence ATCTTAACATACAATACCTTATCCAGAAAAAAAGAAGAGTTCATGCCCTTAAAAGACAAGCTTGTCAGGATGTATGTCTGCGGAGTCACACCTTATGATGAAGTACACCTGGGCCATGCACGGGCTTACGTCACTTTTGATATAATAAGAAGGCATTTTGAAAACACAGGGTTTGAAGTAAAACATATTCAGAACTTCACGGACGTAGATGACAAGATAATCAACCGCGCTAAAGAAACCGATATACTGCCTTCAGCGCTGGCGCAAAAATATATTGACAGCTACTTTTTAGAGATGGACAAACTAAACATAAAACGGGCAGCAGAATACCCCCGGGTAACCCGTAATATTCCTCAGATAGTTGAATTTGTAAAACTTTTGATAGATAAGGATTATGCTTATATTACCGAAGACGGTGTCTATTTTTCTATAAACAAATTCCCTGCATACGGAAAACTCTCAAAAAGAAACCTTGATGAGCTAAAGAGCGGCGCCAGGGTAGAAGTTGACGAGAAAAAAAACAACCCTCTTGATTTTGCTCTGTGGAAAAAAACAAAACAGGACGAACCCGAAGAAGTATCCTGGGACAGCCCTTGGGGCAAGGGAAGGCCAGGCTGGCATATAGAGTGTTCGGTCATGTCAACGAATATTTTGGGCGAAACCTTTGATATACACGGAGGCGGCCAGGACCTTATTTTCCCGCATCACGAAAATGAGCTGGCCCAGAGTGAAGCAGCGACAGGCAAACCTTTTGCAAGATACTGGATACATAACGGTTTTGTCACAATAAACAAAGAAAAGATGTCAAAATCCCTGGGGAATTTCTTTACCTTGAAAGATATATTTAAAAAATATGAACCCAGGGTCGTCAGGTATTTTCTTCTTTCCCAGCACTACAGGATGCCGCTTGATTTTTCCGAGGAAGCCCTAAAACAGGCAAAGGCTACTCTTGACGAGCTTGACTCCACTTACAATAAAATAAAGATAAAAAATATCGACCTTAAGGCTGGTTATCTTGAAGATGTGCTTTCAGAGTTTTACTCTTGTTTAGACGATGATTTTAACACCGAAAAAGCGCTGTCTGTCATGCACATTTTGAAAAACTCAATATTAAATAACCTTTATAAAGCAGACATTCTCTGGATATCAAAAGCTCACAATACTTTTGTTAAAATGATAGAGCCTTCCTTGGGCATTAAAATTCAAAATAACGGCTATACCAGAGAAGTAAAAGAAAAAATAGAAAAAAGAGAAAAAGCCAGGCTTGAGAAAAACTGGGCCGAAGCGGACAAACAGAAAAAAGAACTCCTTGAAATGGGGGCTGTTTTTGTCATAGATACGCCTGAAGGCAAATCTATTTCTTCCGCATCTCCGGACAGTCCAATCTTTGTTCGAGCAGATAAAGCCAATGAGTGA
- the rlmB gene encoding 23S rRNA (guanosine(2251)-2'-O)-methyltransferase RlmB, with the protein MSEIISGRNPVFEALKSQKTINKILISTQAHGSLLKDIVKLAREMKIPVHHVPPEKIDSLSSEKTQGIIAEISPAEYLDIYSLIEKVKDIKKPLIVILDSIEDPHNLGAIIRNAVAFGADGVVIGKWHSANLTETVSRTSAGAIQHIPVARVTNIADTLNTLKKEGFWITGAENNNKSIRETEFLFPMALVIGSEGTGLRHLIKERCDILISIPQNKIISSLNASCASAVILYEISKSRNN; encoded by the coding sequence ATGAGTGAAATAATTTCAGGCAGAAACCCGGTTTTTGAGGCCTTAAAATCTCAAAAGACAATAAACAAAATTCTTATTTCGACCCAGGCACACGGATCTTTATTAAAGGATATCGTAAAACTTGCAAGGGAAATGAAGATTCCTGTCCATCATGTGCCTCCTGAAAAGATAGATTCTTTATCATCTGAAAAAACCCAGGGAATAATAGCCGAAATTTCACCAGCAGAATACTTAGACATATATTCTTTAATAGAAAAAGTAAAAGATATAAAAAAACCTTTAATAGTAATTTTAGACAGCATTGAAGACCCTCATAACCTCGGCGCGATAATAAGAAATGCCGTAGCATTCGGAGCAGACGGTGTGGTAATAGGAAAATGGCATTCCGCCAACCTGACAGAAACCGTAAGCAGGACTTCTGCCGGGGCAATCCAGCACATACCGGTAGCCCGGGTCACAAATATCGCTGACACTTTAAATACCCTAAAAAAAGAAGGATTCTGGATTACAGGCGCAGAAAACAATAATAAGTCTATCCGGGAAACTGAATTTCTTTTCCCTATGGCACTTGTGATCGGGAGTGAAGGAACCGGCTTAAGGCATTTAATAAAAGAACGATGCGACATACTGATCTCTATCCCTCAGAATAAAATCATCTCATCTCTGAATGCGTCCTGTGCTTCTGCCGTAATTTTATATGAAATTTCCAAATCCAGGAATAATTAA
- a CDS encoding glycosyltransferase family 39 protein, with the protein MKFPNPGIINPNLFNSKNFLWAVLITVLLAGTAVRFYKLDFQSLKNDEITSWYMSNKQTLSKVFTDVINSDVYPPGYHVIVYFTEKVLGDSEKALRLPSAVAGSISILIMFLLGSKLYSYKEGLLASALIAFLHLPIYYSQEARAYSLLLLFSLVSSYFGVLLIKSTFEKTRSLYTIAVCYVLSSIITSYLHYFGLFFILLQGFMVLLYFKQVSNIKFILKTYSCVLLAYLFWLPYMLFQLRHNLTYISDLYDPVFLDYFLFLRAAFNNSTKVLMFILPIYLFFFIKIIFRIKKTKIEDFFLSTDFFLFLWAGLPFSIIYAKSEITSPLFTYSLLIISLPGIYLLFARSITTFIKNIKINIIFQTALICLFLYQLIFIKGYYTYPNRPQWRQSAQFLMENIHAYKNSLVIRYSWSPFLFNYYFRNSDLSKETIEWTNENDPSYEKISKIISEKKIEYVWLFRVDKPIDLNLLNSLKDHFKLLEYRKFFKSEIWLFRSKTK; encoded by the coding sequence ATGAAATTTCCAAATCCAGGAATAATTAATCCAAACCTGTTTAACTCTAAAAACTTCTTATGGGCTGTTTTAATAACCGTTCTATTGGCAGGGACTGCCGTGAGGTTTTATAAACTCGATTTCCAGTCGTTAAAAAACGATGAGATCACATCCTGGTATATGAGCAATAAACAAACCCTTTCAAAAGTTTTTACCGATGTTATCAATTCCGATGTTTACCCCCCGGGATACCACGTAATAGTTTATTTTACTGAAAAAGTATTGGGAGACTCAGAAAAAGCCTTACGGCTGCCCTCTGCTGTTGCAGGAAGCATTTCAATACTGATCATGTTCCTTTTGGGCAGTAAACTTTATTCATATAAAGAAGGGCTCTTAGCATCAGCCTTAATAGCTTTTTTACATTTACCGATATATTATAGCCAGGAAGCACGGGCGTATTCCCTGCTTTTGCTTTTTAGCCTAGTGTCATCTTATTTCGGGGTCCTGCTGATAAAAAGTACCTTTGAGAAAACAAGATCTTTATATACTATAGCTGTATGTTATGTTTTAAGCTCTATAATAACTTCCTATTTGCATTATTTTGGACTGTTTTTCATATTACTCCAGGGATTTATGGTTTTGCTTTATTTTAAACAAGTAAGTAATATAAAATTTATATTAAAAACATATTCTTGCGTACTATTAGCATACCTATTTTGGCTGCCGTACATGTTGTTTCAATTGAGGCACAATTTAACATATATAAGCGATCTTTATGATCCTGTGTTTCTTGATTATTTTCTATTCCTCAGAGCTGCCTTTAACAACTCTACTAAAGTCTTAATGTTTATACTGCCGATATATTTATTCTTTTTTATTAAAATCATTTTCAGAATAAAAAAAACAAAAATAGAAGATTTTTTTCTGAGCACTGATTTTTTTCTTTTCTTATGGGCTGGCTTGCCCTTTTCAATTATTTATGCAAAATCCGAGATAACATCCCCTTTATTTACTTACAGCCTTCTAATAATATCCCTGCCTGGCATATACCTGCTATTTGCGCGTTCAATCACTACATTTATAAAAAACATAAAAATAAATATAATATTTCAGACAGCATTGATTTGTTTATTCCTTTATCAACTCATCTTCATAAAGGGTTACTATACATATCCTAACAGACCCCAATGGCGACAATCTGCGCAATTTTTAATGGAAAATATTCATGCCTACAAGAACTCTTTGGTAATAAGGTATAGTTGGTCACCGTTTCTGTTTAATTATTACTTTAGAAACTCTGATTTATCCAAAGAAACAATTGAATGGACGAACGAAAATGACCCCTCTTATGAAAAAATCAGCAAAATTATATCTGAAAAGAAAATAGAATATGTCTGGTTATTTAGAGTTGACAAACCAATTGATTTAAATCTGTTGAATTCACTTAAGGATCACTTTAAACTACTTGAATACAGAAAATTCTTTAAGTCCGAAATATGGCTTTTTAGGTCAAAAACAAAATAA
- a CDS encoding PIN domain-containing protein — protein MKKLKLYLDTSVFNFALSDRTGDENAKTATEKLLQKIKQDIYDGYISELVMREVIRAPELKRTALINLINDLNLESLVIVKEIEMLAEKYIEEGLIPKKYQEDAIHIAIASINDLDVIVSWNFEHMVKLKTRKGVIAVNELMGYKAIEIITPQEVD, from the coding sequence TTGAAGAAACTAAAACTATATTTAGACACGTCTGTTTTTAACTTCGCTTTAAGCGATAGGACCGGTGATGAAAACGCCAAGACAGCAACAGAAAAGCTTCTGCAAAAAATTAAGCAGGACATTTATGATGGATATATATCTGAACTGGTTATGCGCGAGGTGATCAGAGCACCGGAACTAAAAAGAACTGCATTAATAAATCTTATAAACGACTTAAACCTTGAGTCATTGGTTATAGTTAAAGAAATTGAAATGTTAGCAGAGAAGTATATTGAAGAAGGGCTTATACCCAAAAAGTATCAGGAAGATGCAATTCATATAGCCATAGCATCAATTAATGACCTTGACGTAATAGTTAGCTGGAATTTTGAACATATGGTTAAATTAAAAACACGAAAGGGAGTCATAGCTGTTAATGAACTGATGGGATATAAAGCTATAGAGATAATTACACCGCAGGAGGTAGATTAA